The Mytilus galloprovincialis chromosome 2, xbMytGall1.hap1.1, whole genome shotgun sequence genome has a window encoding:
- the LOC143064770 gene encoding bifunctional coenzyme A synthase-like encodes MYKTGLLILTRPLPVLKSAVQSVLEEAATVVSNTLYVHIQPSSSSHTFKIRNVPCSKDFRCLMTQLYSSSASLCNNLDVRILLNNVSNLPLERNLKFDLKRPCDIVLIDNQLIADEFQNKSESLASLMKDGLKGPAKVHTLNMPADSQSSMIEDDKVESFDNVVLGGTFDRLHAGHKIMLSEACFLAERQITVGVTDENMNQKKTLCELITPTEKRIEGVLDFLQDIKPCIEHKVVAINDMFGPTISDPHLQFIVVSEETKRGGEIVNEERQKKGFTVLKQHVIELVVDSCHNQYEEKKISSSSSRKRLLGTVINPIVPNRNIPSSPYVIGLTGGIASGKSALCGRLEKLGAGTVDCDKLGHEVYLNGTPCYNTLVEQFGNEIVGKNGEIQRRVLGSIVFSNPEKLQLLNRIVWPEIGKLAEDKIKKHAENGKEIVVLEAALLLDAGWNNLVHEVWTSVVPPGEAVKRMMDRNNMTEEEANKRLKSQLSNKERVQSSNVVLCTLWEYEYTQTQVEKAWSLLQKRLTERNSEHSKY; translated from the exons atgtataaaacAGGACTTTTAATTCTGACAAGACCACTTCCTGTTTTAAAATCAGCTGTACAATCTGTTTTGGAGGAAGCTGCAACAGTTGTGTCCAATACACTCTATGTTCATATTCAACCATCATCCAGTTCACATACATTCAAAATCCGGAATGTGCCTTGTTCTAAAGACTTCCGATGTCTAATGACACAGTTGTACTCTTCTAGTGCTTCGCTATGCAATAATTTAGATGTCAGAATATTATTAAACAATGTATCAAATTTACCATTGGAAAggaatttaaaatttgatttaaaaagacCTTGTGATATTGTACTGATAGACAATCAATTGATTGCTgatgaatttcaaaataaatctgAATCTTTAGCCAGCTTAATGAAAGATGGATTAAAAGGACCAGCAAAAGTACACACATTAAACATGCCTGCTGATAGTCAAAGCAGTATGATTGAGGATGATAAAGTGGAATCCTTTGATAATGTTGTTCTTGGTGGAACCTTTGACCGTTTACATGCAGGTCACAAAATAATGCTGAGTGAAGCATGTTTCCTGGCAGAACGACAGATAACAGTTGGAGTTACAGATGAAAATATGAATCAAA aaaagaCATTATGTGAACTGATAACTCCAACAGAGAAGAGAATTGAAGGTGTTTTAGACTTTCTACAGGATATCAAGCCATGCATTGAACATAAAGTTGTGGCAATCAATGATATGTTTGGTCCGACAATCTCTGATCCACATCTACAGTTTATTGTAGTCAGTGAAGAGACAAAGAGAGGAGGAGAAATAGTCAATGAAGAAAGACAGAAGAag ggatTTACTGTTCTGAAGCAACATGTGATAGAACTGGTTGTAGATTCATGTCATAATCAATatgaagagaaaaaaataagTTCATCATCATCGAGAAAGAGGCTTCTTGGAACTGTTATCAATCCTATTGTG CCAAACAGAAACATACCTAGCTCTCCCTATGTAATAGGATTGACAGGAGGTATAGCTAGTGGGAAGTCTGCATTGTGTGGAAGGTTAGAGAAACTAGGTGCTGGTACAGTGGACTGTGACAAATTAG GCCATGAAGTGTATTTAAATGGAACACCCTGTTACAATACTTTGGTTGAACAGTTTGGCAATGAAATTGTTGGTAAAAATGGAGAAATACAAAGAAGAGTCTTAGGATCTATTGTATTTAGCAATCca GAAAAGCTGCAATTACTCAACAGAATTGTTTGGCCAGAGATAGGAAAACTTGCAGAAGACAAGATAAAGAAACATGCTGAAA ATGGTAAAGAAATTGTGGTTTTGGAAGCAGCCTTACTATTAGATGCAGGCTGGAACAATCTTGTACATGAAGTGTGGACATCTGTTGTTCCCCCAGGGGAG GCAGTCAAGAGAATGATGGACAGAAATAATATGACAGAAGAGGAAGCAAACAAAAGGTTAAAGTCACAACTATCCAATAAAGAGAGAGTTCAAAGTTCAAATGTTGTACTATGTACTCTATGGGAGTATGAGTACACTCAAACACAG GTTGAGAAGGCATGGTCTTTGTTACAGAAGAGGTTAACAGAGAGGAACTCAGAACATTCCAAATATTGA
- the LOC143064771 gene encoding integrase/recombinase xerD homolog — MVIYEMHVPCIYFFIYYLFEFLHFSDIFSVGRWSSDTLTQHQHLQNLAKCLPEFCLQSRAENTLKKYRYAFNNFCRWCNSFNLNSLPASDYDVSLYLIHLCKKHKSASVVEGAYYAISWSHKLAGFADPCNSFLCTSIKEGVHRSIGHYIVKKKEPITPEILYQIVQKYGNKFSNLNHRRIACMCLTSYAGFLRFSELVNLKRSDIQFYSTYVSLFIEKSKTDQHREGSRVLIAKTSSITCPVSMLHTYLSQANIAIDSNEFIFRAVSFRKKTNTYALRGNVPLSYTRARELLLDALGSLGLEKSNFGLHSLRAGGATAAASAGINDRLFKKHGRWASETAKDGYVQENISEKLTVSKNLGI, encoded by the coding sequence ATGGTTATATATGAAATGCATGTGCcatgtatatacttttttatttactatttgtttgaatttttacatttttcagatattttcaGCGTTGGTAGGTGGTCATCAGACACTCTTACACAACACCAGCACCTACAAAATTTAGCAAAGTGTCTTCCAGAGTTTTGTCTACAATCTAGAGCTGAAAATACGCTAAAGAAGTACAGGTACGCCTTTAACAATTTCTGTAGATGGTGTAATTCGTTTAATCTTAACTCTTTACCAGCATCAGACTACGATGTTTCGTTATACTTgattcatttatgtaaaaaacacaAATCTGCATCTGTTGTTGAAGGAGCTTACTATGCAATTAGTTGGTCACATAAACTAGCCGGTTTTGCCGATCCTTGTAATTCTTTTTTATGTACATCTATTAAAGAGGGAGTTCATAGGTCAATCGGACATTACATTGTAAAAAAGAAAGAGCCTATTACACCTGAAATTCTGTACCAGATTGTACAAAAATACGGTAACAAATTCAGCAATTTAAATCATAGAAGAATCGCTTGTATGTGTCTTACAAGTTATGCAGGATTTCTAAGATTTTCCGAACTTGTTAATTTGAAGAGATCAGATATACAGTTTTATTCTACTTATGTGTCTTTATTTATCGAAAAAAGTAAGACTGACCAACACAGAGAAGGTAGTAGAGTATTGATTGCGAAGACTAGTTCTATAACATGTCCGGTATCTATGTTACATACATATTTATCACAAGCTAACATAGCAATCGATTCTAATGAATTCATTTTTAGAGCAGTATCTTTTCGTAAGAAAACCAACACTTATGCATTAAGGGGAAATGTTCCTCTATCTTATACAAGGGCGAGAGAGTTGTTGTTAGACGCTCTTGGATCTTTAGGTCTAGAAAAATCTAATTTTGGTCTACATAGTTTAAGAGCAGGTGGTGCGACGGCTGCGGCCTCTGCTGGTATAAATGACAGGTTATTCAAGAAACATGGAAGATGGGCTTCTGAAACTGCAAAAGATGGGTATGTTCAGGAAAACATATCAGAAAAATTAACAGTTTCTAAAAACCTTGGTATATGA
- the LOC143064773 gene encoding uncharacterized protein LOC143064773, with protein MEIQAALNCEICENDRKLKWKCIDCGRFMCQRCRDVVHPKWPSAQDHTVVNIKDVGRKQKSTGTEPHKLDFTKLKCSKHAGQNSCLFCNSCGKLVCATCVAKTHKKHDLLEISEGYENRIESIKNEQKTIGKKIKFIIAATNKLEERKTCEQSTYEKVKQEVFNFERVLVEQIKQRTNQIVTELDQSLKTFTELVAKEEREAKRKERTLKEKQDELVRLTETRNAQEVFSFSESLEPTFEVNVKTSFQHIPIFCPGDLSNIEHGRLENSISKDIKLHVVTQFTIDTEAVNDLVSCPDGSFWVYNDTSRQVQKAIPDGDTLKVLPNVKLDMIDMSSFSNGEILASILESSNLVYIQPDKQKVQNSNFSVSPLATLAVHITRDEKVIVGAAEKGGWFPIQGPGQLIIMDQTGRWRKLFEVDNKNRPLFSVPVRVTTSSNSNIAVIDVISNDLLGRIIVLDDGGKVLNIYTGNPEINNEHCPFRPMDIVTSQSDRFVIAESYNYFLHILSSTGILMQCLDTKKVGIEQPKSLSVDYNGHFYIGSEKSKQKAKIFVLENF; from the coding sequence ATGGAAATTCAGGCGGCACTGAATTGTGAGATTTGTGAAAATGATCGTAAACTGAAATGGAAGTGCATTGACTGTGGACGCTTCATGTGTCAAAGATGCCGAGATGTAGTCCATCCAAAATGGCCATCGGCTCAGGATCATACCGTTGTAAATATAAAGGATGTTGGTCGAAAACAAAAATCGACTGGTACTGAACCACATAAACTAGATTTTACCAAGCTAAAATGTAGTAAACATGCTGGACAAAACTCCTGTCTTTTTTGCAATTCTTGTGGCAAGCTTGTGTGCGCGACATGTGTTGCTAAAACCCACAAGAAACACGACTTGTTAGAAATTAGCGAAGGATATGAAAATCGTATTGAAAGTATTAAAAATGAACAGAAGACTATCGGAAAGAAAATCAAATTCATAATTGCAGCGACGAACAAGCTAGAGGAAAGAAAGACATGTGAGCAATCTACATATGAAAAGGTTAAACAAGAAGTTTTTAACTTTGAAAGAGTTTTGGTTGAACAGATAAAGCAACGAACAAATCAAATTGTTACTGAACTTGATCAGAGTCTCAAAACATTTACAGAACTAGTTGCCAAAGAAGAAAGGGAGGCGAAGAGAAAAGAAAGGACGTTGAAAGAAAAACAGGATGAACTGGTGCGATTAACGGAAACACGAAATGCTCAAGAGGTATTCTCTTTCTCAGAATCATTGGAGCCAACCTTTGAAGTCAACGTGAAGACTTCATTTCAACATATACCAATCTTCTGTCCGGGAGACTTATCCAACATTGAACATGGTAGGCTGGAAAACagtatttcaaaagacataaaattACATGTCGTCACTCAATTTACAATTGACACCGAGGCTGTCAATGATCTTGTTTCTTGTCCCGACGGATCTTTCTGGGTTTATAACGATACATCAAGACAAGTACAAAAGGCAATCCCTGACGGCGATACCCTCAAAGTACTGCCGAATGTAAAACTCGACATGATAGATATGTCGTCTTTTTCGAATGGGGAAATTCTTGCATCAATTCTTGAATCGTCCAACCTCGTGTACATACAGCCTGATAAACAAAAAGTACAGAATTCAAATTTCAGTGTCTCTCCTTTAGCTACACTTGCCGTTCACATAACTCGTGATGAGAAGGTTATAGTAGGGGCAGCCGAGAAAGGGGGTTGGTTTCCAATTCAAGGACCAGGACAACTGATCATAATGGACCAAACAGGGCGTTGGAGAAAACTTTTTGAAGTTGACAACAAAAACAGACCGTTATTTAGTGTACCAGTCCGTGTAACTACCAGTAGTAACAGTAACATTGCTGTTATAGATGTTATCTCTAATGATTTATTAGGGAGAATCATCGTGCTGGATGATGGAGGGAAAGTTTTAAATATCTATACTGGAAATCCAGAGATAAACAATGAACATTGCCCTTTTAGACCAATGGACATTGTAACTTCACAGTCGGATAGATTTGTGATTGCTGAGAGTTATAATTATTTCCTACATATTCTTAGTAGTACAGGAATTTTAATGCAATGTTTAGATACAAAAAAGGTGGGAATAGAACAACCAAAGTCTCTGTCTGTGGATTATAACGGACACTTTTATATTGGAagtgaaaaaagtaaacaaaaagcCAAAATATTTGTCCTGGAGAATTTCTAA